One genomic window of Medicago truncatula cultivar Jemalong A17 chromosome 1, MtrunA17r5.0-ANR, whole genome shotgun sequence includes the following:
- the LOC120577910 gene encoding uncharacterized protein, with translation MTQSHRRERKSGHIPKRGRGRRGDGSWSSQEGSQATQSEESHVVDPSRQMEYLNYQDQVHHDVTDGGYDQDHILQQQHVGDDDDIAAAAAPEVLPVDPPFLGGPTDLSLLHSYANHVALPLWYNSDNVRKLRVVKPINHGAKILSLGRPNGNHDWFWDPLRQSGLPDLVYLGYATVPHALLMTLCER, from the exons atgactcagagccaccgTAGGGAGAGGAAGAGcggccacatcccaaagaggggtagaggtcggaggggagatggTTCATGGAGTTCGCAGGAGGGTTCTCAGGCTACACAATCTGAAGAGTCGCATGTGGTTGACCCGAGCCGGCAGATGGAGTACTTgaattatcaggatcaggtacaccaCGATGTGACTGATGGTGggtatgaccaggatcatatactACAGCAGCAGCATGTAGGAGATgatgatgacattgcagcagctgctgcccCAGAGGTGTTACCTGTGGACCCTCCCTTTCTTGGAGGACCGACAGACTTATCTTTGCTGCACTCTTATGCCAATCATGTGGCGTTGCCGCTTTGGTATAATTCAGATAAc gttcgtaagctCCGTGTGGtaaaaccgattaatcatggggctaAGATCTTGAGTCTCGGACGCCCAAACGGGAATCATGattggttttgggatccgcTTAGGCAGAGCGGGTTACCTGACTTGGTTTACCTGGGCTACGCCACAGTGCCTCATGCCCTACTGATGACTCTATGCGAGAGGTGA